From the Caballeronia sp. LZ062 genome, one window contains:
- a CDS encoding MFS transporter, giving the protein MNPQYALEGLNFFMADVQAGIGPFLGVFLQAHGWHPEAIGTVMTLGGIAGMLATSPAGALVDATHHKRGIIVIAGVMTTLASLVLWVSHSYWIVAASQVCTAVTGAALGPAVAGVTLGIVRDKGFDRQFGRNQVANHAGNVVAAALSGWLGWRYGFGAVFVLAGIFGILTILATLLIRRDAIDHDSARGLGGPASNEHEHASGFRVLLTCRPLLLLAAALAMFHLGNAAMLPLYGLAVVAAHHGDPSAFTAQTIVVAQLVMVAAAYFANRLIQRIGYWGVMLITFLALPLRGVVAAMFITAWGVWPVQALDGIGAGLQSVAVPALVVRLLQGTGRVNVGQGVVMTLQAFGAALSPALGGVLAQHFGYASAFLVLGAISTGSLALWLLFGKTLKKACGLRRDVTHDSRLAI; this is encoded by the coding sequence ATGAATCCACAATACGCGCTCGAAGGACTGAATTTCTTCATGGCCGATGTGCAAGCGGGCATCGGGCCGTTTCTCGGCGTCTTTCTTCAGGCGCATGGCTGGCATCCCGAGGCCATCGGCACGGTCATGACGCTCGGCGGCATCGCGGGGATGCTCGCGACCTCGCCAGCGGGCGCGCTCGTCGATGCCACGCATCACAAGCGCGGCATCATCGTGATCGCCGGGGTGATGACCACGCTCGCGTCACTCGTGCTGTGGGTGTCGCACAGTTACTGGATCGTGGCGGCTTCGCAGGTATGCACGGCCGTGACGGGAGCGGCGCTCGGTCCGGCCGTGGCCGGCGTGACGTTGGGAATCGTGCGCGATAAAGGCTTCGACCGGCAGTTCGGCCGCAACCAGGTGGCCAATCATGCGGGCAACGTGGTCGCCGCCGCGCTTTCGGGCTGGCTCGGATGGCGCTACGGCTTCGGCGCCGTGTTCGTGCTCGCCGGCATATTCGGGATTCTGACGATCTTAGCGACGCTGCTCATCCGGCGCGACGCGATCGATCACGACAGTGCGCGCGGCCTCGGCGGCCCGGCATCGAATGAGCACGAGCACGCGAGCGGCTTCCGCGTTCTGTTGACATGCCGGCCGCTGCTGCTTCTCGCCGCGGCGCTTGCGATGTTCCATCTGGGCAATGCCGCGATGCTGCCGCTATACGGCCTTGCAGTGGTCGCCGCGCATCATGGCGACCCGAGCGCGTTCACCGCCCAAACCATCGTCGTCGCTCAACTCGTGATGGTGGCCGCCGCGTATTTCGCCAACCGCCTGATCCAGCGAATCGGCTACTGGGGCGTGATGCTCATCACGTTTCTTGCGCTGCCGCTGCGCGGTGTGGTCGCCGCGATGTTCATTACGGCGTGGGGCGTCTGGCCGGTTCAGGCGCTCGACGGCATCGGCGCCGGGCTGCAAAGCGTCGCGGTGCCCGCGCTGGTCGTGCGGCTGTTGCAGGGCACGGGAAGAGTGAACGTCGGGCAGGGCGTCGTCATGACGTTGCAGGCTTTCGGTGCGGCGCTGAGTCCGGCGCTCGGCGGCGTGCTCGCTCAACACTTCGGCTATGCGAGCGCCTTTCTGGTACTGGGCGCTATATCGACAGGATCGCTTGCTCTCTGGCTGCTCTTCGGCAAAACGCTCAAGAAAGCGTGCGGCCTGCGCCGCGACGTCACCCACGATTCCCGTCTCGCCATATGA
- a CDS encoding arsenic transporter: MNPTFLSWGIAFAATAGVILRPFRWPEAIWAVAGAVMLVALGLLPAQLAWQAVGKGTDVYLFLIGMMLLSELGRREGLFDWVAVHAVNHAQGSPRKLFILVYLVGVVVTTFLSNDAAAVVLTPAVFAAARKARTKPLPMLYVCAFIANAASFVLPISNPANLVLYANHTPALGLWVARFALPSVMSIVATFFMLRWTQRAELNGECARDLPVERLSTNGKVTLASMGVTAVALLVVSAFDLQLGLPTAILGILTALIVLIKERESPVRLVSDISWSVLPLVAGLFVLVEVLDHTGVIREISALLKQASQQNQPLTAAASGLLIAFGSNAINNLPAGLIASATALQAHSPARVVDALLIGVDLGPNLSITGSLATILWLSSIRREGEEVSFMQFLKVGIVVMLPALVLALGSRLLIGH, from the coding sequence ATGAATCCGACTTTTCTCTCCTGGGGCATTGCGTTCGCCGCGACTGCCGGCGTGATCCTGCGGCCTTTCCGTTGGCCCGAAGCGATCTGGGCGGTGGCGGGCGCCGTCATGCTCGTCGCGCTCGGGCTGCTTCCCGCGCAGCTTGCGTGGCAGGCGGTCGGCAAGGGCACGGACGTCTATCTGTTCCTCATCGGCATGATGCTGCTCTCGGAACTCGGACGCCGCGAAGGTCTCTTCGACTGGGTCGCGGTGCATGCCGTGAACCATGCTCAGGGATCTCCCCGCAAGCTGTTTATTCTGGTCTACCTCGTGGGTGTCGTCGTGACGACGTTCCTGTCGAACGACGCCGCCGCCGTCGTGCTCACGCCTGCGGTATTCGCGGCCGCCAGGAAAGCGCGCACAAAGCCGCTTCCGATGCTCTACGTGTGCGCGTTCATCGCCAATGCAGCGAGCTTCGTCTTGCCGATCTCGAACCCGGCCAATCTCGTGCTCTACGCGAACCACACGCCGGCGCTCGGTCTTTGGGTCGCGCGCTTCGCCTTGCCTTCGGTCATGTCGATCGTCGCGACGTTTTTCATGCTGCGCTGGACGCAGCGTGCGGAGTTGAACGGCGAGTGCGCGCGCGACCTGCCTGTCGAACGACTGAGCACGAACGGCAAGGTCACGTTGGCGAGCATGGGCGTGACGGCCGTCGCCCTGCTCGTCGTCTCGGCGTTCGACCTGCAACTCGGTTTGCCGACCGCGATTCTCGGCATCCTCACGGCACTGATCGTTCTGATCAAGGAACGCGAGTCACCGGTCAGGCTTGTCAGCGACATATCGTGGAGCGTGTTGCCGCTCGTCGCGGGTCTCTTCGTGCTGGTCGAAGTGCTCGATCACACGGGCGTCATACGCGAGATCTCGGCGTTGCTCAAGCAGGCAAGCCAGCAGAATCAGCCGCTGACTGCTGCGGCATCCGGTCTCTTGATCGCCTTCGGAAGCAACGCGATCAACAATCTGCCCGCCGGACTCATCGCCAGTGCGACGGCCTTGCAGGCGCATAGTCCGGCGCGCGTCGTCGATGCCCTGCTGATCGGTGTCGACCTCGGCCCGAATCTTTCGATCACCGGCTCCCTCGCGACGATTCTGTGGCTCTCGTCGATTCGCCGGGAAGGCGAGGAAGTGAGCTTCATGCAGTTCCTGAAGGTCGGCATCGTCGTCATGCTTCCTGCGCTCGTCCTGGCGCTCGGCAGCCGGCTCCTGATCGGACACTGA